The Mytilus trossulus isolate FHL-02 unplaced genomic scaffold, PNRI_Mtr1.1.1.hap1 h1tg000070l__unscaffolded, whole genome shotgun sequence genome window below encodes:
- the LOC134699475 gene encoding uncharacterized protein LOC134699475 encodes MENVRYRVANDKFEKNTYYVDTGFMYLEHDLTTGEVRNVSESYNEDAQGENRAIEYQGQKPLAITAGPGSRAASVIMPMNEPVQVADDPRIVRMSIPEREGSVIIPSKKGKKGKKEGSVILTRNEGPVMMPRREGSVIITRNEGSVINGSVVGGSVRYPSERIVQRRIVTPTERYALSPRERIMPGPRYVQGPTTRPQTVRVMQSQNGYAPAVNSIPEGRRVVYVVDDSQQPGRYATQRVVHRNDDYERQHRDNIHKLYKTTINVGSSDSDSNSDVPKEVIKTRYLNSANNRFSNVKGVPIAKMYVPTPEGPSKNSNSDSENSSLDSVDIKRFEKDSKKSRRYQKRK; translated from the exons ATGGAGAATGTTCGTTACCGTGTAGCAAATG ATAAGTTTGAGAAGAACACTTATTATGTTGACACAGGATTTATGTACTTGGAACATGATCTTACCACTGGGGAGGTTAGAAATGTTAGCGAGTCCTACAACGAAGACGCACAAGGAGAAAACCGTGCGATAGAATATCAAGGTCAGAAACCCTTGGCGATTACAGCAGGTCCGGGATCTCGGGCTGCATCTGTTATAATGCCCATGAACGAGCCTGTGCAAGTTGCAGATGACCCAAGGATTGTCCGAATGTCAATTCCTGAAAGAGAGGGATCAGTTATTATCCCCAGTAAAAAGGGCAAAAAGGGTAAAAAGGAGGGATCCGTCATTTTAACAAGGAATGAAGGACCAGTCATGATGCCACGTAGAGAAGGGTCCGTCATCATCACACGCAATGAGGGGTCAGTTATTAACGGGTCTGTAGTTGGTGGATCCGTGAGATATCCATCAGAAAGAATTGTGCAAAGAAGGATTGTTACACCTACGGAAAGGTACGCCTTGTCTCCAAGAGAGAGAATCATGCCAGGACCGAGATATGTCCAAGGCCCAACAACCCGTCCACAAACAGTGAGGGTTATGCAATCACAAAATGGTTACGCTCCAGCAGTTAATTCGATTCCGGAAGGAAGAAGAGTTGTCTACGTTGTTGATGATTCACAACAACCAGGACGATACGCAACACAGCGTGTTGTTCACAGAAATGATGATTATGAGCGCCAACATCGCGACAACATACacaaattgtataaaacaaCGATAAATGTCGGTAGCAGCGATTCGGATTCGAATAGCGATGTCCCGAAAGAAGTAATTAAAACCCGATATCTGAATTCTGCTAATAATAGATTTAGTAATGTGAAAGGAGTTCCAATCGCGAAAATGTATGTGCCAACTCCAGAGGGACCTTCGAAAAATTCCAATTCGGACAGTGAAAATAGTTCTCTTGATAGTGTTGACATTAAAAGGTTCGAAAAGGACTCAAAAAAGAGCAGAAGATATCAAAAGAGAAAGTGA